aCATTTCAAACAGGAATGCACAACCTTCTCGCCAATAGTCTCGTGTGGGCTCATAATTGATCTACAAATGAATTTTGGATGAGGTCACTAACATGAACACTAAAAAGCctaatttaaaaagtttgaaccatctaatatataaaaaaagaactaTTCTACAATATAAACCAGGTTTTATATATTTGTCTTCCTTGCCCATAAAGGGAAATCAATGATCATTTTAGGGTGCTTTGATTGTTAAAAGGCCAGTGATTTATAAAAATTTGAGTTATTAGACCACAAAGGTCAGAGAGAGCACCTGGTTTAATGCTCTTCATCTAAACTAATGCATTGAACTTTGATGCTTCATTATTATATTTATACGTGACCTTTCAGACCTGAGGTGGGGAACCATTTTACATATAAAAGAGATGCAactttgttgggtttttttttttagcaataaCATCGGGTAAATTATGAGCATCCAGAGATTATATACAGGAGGCCATCAGAGTAATTAATTTAATGATCACCTCACTGTTTGATCTAAGCAATAAAATGGCAACTAGTCAATAAATTTACACAAATTCATATCATTAAGTACCCCTGATCTTTGTACATTTGAATCTTTTTAAATACCCAAATGTGCTTAGAAATTGTCTGCCAACATGAAGTAGCTTATCTTACATTAGTAAACACTTTGTGAGAACAGTAGATCCATAAGAATATAAATTCTATTCAAATACAATCTACATTTAACTGTTACCTGTTCACATAAAGTTtctgatattttcttttttttaaaagtaaaagagaacaAAAGCTGTAAATCAGTGATgtatttaaagtaaaaaaaaaaaaaaaaagaccgtaCCACTGattacaaaaacttttttttttttactttttacattctCATTAGTTTTCGTTTGCTGCAGAGGTCACTCTCGCTAATCAGCAAATGAATCTATGAGCTGCAAAGCGTTTGGGTGACCAACGGATTTGGTGGCTGTGCCGGTTTATGTAAGCAATACATCAGTTATGGAGTTAATTTAAATCGGCGAAATGTCTTTAGGCTTCAAGTTAGACGTGCCTCTCACTGTCAAGTTTAACACCGGGGGGGAGCAGGACTGTTTTGAAATGTGTTGAAgcctgaaaaggaaaaaaaattaaaaaataaataaaactagaaaaatctaaatatgtactaagtaacttttttttttccttttttcctctctAACCAACTTTCTCTTTAATCTCAACTTTGAATTGGTCTTTTATTCATCACATAGACAACGGCATAATTCTGTCCAACCAATAGAAATAAATCCCCCAAAAAAGTCCCTAAAAATAGTAATAATGCCACCTTTTGCTCTAACATGGCAACTTCGATAATGTGATCAATAGATCGATTTCCCCATTTTCCTGATGGTCACTGCATGATTGGGGATCCAAGCTGGATCTCACatgtaaaataagaaaagaagcAGAGTCCAGAGGGAAAATGAGGAAATGAGCGTGGGGCAGTTTTTAATTTTCACAGTTCCATCTTAATAAATAAAAGCTTCCACACAACAGCATAGATCGAGGTTTGAATgagtgcatacatgcataccGTGAGCGAGTTTCCTGTTGgaatgtgttctgtgtgtggagTGACTACATTAGATTTAGTGAGGCTGTGTTTTTGTAGGCAGGGCAGGcagggaggaggtggtggtggtggtggggcaCTATGAGGTCGGCAGGTGGATCGTACACTGCAGTTTAGAAGCGGATAAAGGTAGCGTCGATCTGGCGCACACTGGGCAGCGCCAGCATGATCTTTCTTCGGTACTGCGGATCTTTCTGTAGAGGGTTCCTTTCAAGGTAGACCGTCTCCAGAGTCTTGGCATTCTTCAGCTCATCAAGATCGGACCAGTTGTCGATCTGATTATCGTTCATCTGAAGGAAGATTCAAAGACAACAGGGAAATCAGGCTTATCGtactttgaattaaaaaaaaaaaaaaaaaaaaaaaaagttttacaaCAATAGTCTTGATCTAAACTCAAATAATCAATCCAACATTTACCACACAGAGTTATACGTAAATGTTTGAGCATCActaggccaaaaaaaaaaaaaaaaaaggaatgtgagCTCTGCAAAGGACAAACGATACCTCCATTGAAACCCTGTTTTCTCCACCAAGGCCCAGTGGATTGATACCCCACCATTCTTGTGCCAAACGTTCAGGGCAGAGTGCCTCTGCATTCATGTGAGGGTTTACTTCCTGTAAAGCTGGCCAGTAGACATCCAGCTTTTTCTGAATCTTCTTGGTATTCTCACACTATGACAAGCAAGATGTCGCAAATTGCAGTCTGAAAGCACCGCCACATCTTTTATAGCCTTCCCCTGCTTTCAAAGGTTGAGTTAGCTTCATTTTCAGGCGCTCAGACAATTGTTAAGGAGGTGCTCACGCTTGTGAAGACTTACAAGAATAAAGCAATCAAATATTGTATCAGCAATTAAATATTCATCAGATCGTGATCACGTTCAGAGGTAGGCGCAGCATTTTCAGAAAAGAAATACCCACCCTAATGACCATTTCAAATGAAGCATAACGGTGCCGAGAAATGTTCTGTATACGTGCCTCAATTAGTTTGGATAACcatcaaataaaaatcaattctttaaaatataaaaaggaAAGTCTGCAGAAAACTGATAGATTAacaacaaggccatttaaaatTCATGAACATAAGGACAAAGGCAATGATTTGGATGGCCATTACATCACTTCAGCGTCCCAAACTGCAGAGTGAAATACATCGAGAGAAAAAGCCTTTGAAGGCATGTTGACCTGTGGGAAGCTCACTAATCCCCAAAGTTACCTTGAAGTTGAATATAATAAACTATTTGGGAGGGTAGGACCCCTACTTGTagtattgtaatttttttttttttttttttttttttttttaaagtgtcaaGTCCATTTATCTGCcataaaaaaaggctttttgcATACTCACCTGTTAATAACATTGAACTGTTTTAATATCTTAATAATTCAACATCAACTTATCAGTtagctaaataaaacaaaacaaaaaactagaTTATGGCAGTTAAAGGTCCTCGGcgaaaagaaaataattcataCCCAGAACTCCTGCAGCTCTGTCAGGTGGCTGATGTTCTCAATTTTCTTTACTCGATTAGCAGCGATGTCCAACGTGGtgagttttttctgggaaaggaAAACAAACTAAATGTTTGGATGTCCAGAACAAACTATTGTTAACACGTTTGCACAACTGAACCATTTGGTATCCAGtctttttcagatgttttctaTAACTCACATTGTTTTCCAGGCCCTCAATGACCTCAATGCCATTGTGGCTCAGATAGAGCTCTTTCAGGTTGACAAGGTTCTGTAGCCCCTCCATTTTAGTTATCCTGTTACTCTGCGAAGGGATGGGCATAAAAATTATTACTTACTGCCGTTTCAATATACACAAACTAGTCTTGTTATTAACCTCTACAAGTGTGCAATACCTGAATGCTTAAAACCGtcaggctgtgtaaactgtcCAGATTCTGTAGCTTCGTTATTTTATTGGTACCAAGAAACAAACTTTGCAAAGATGGAAGTGCATCCAGGTTCTCAATGACCTGTGGACATTACAAAATGACAGACACGCCTTAAGTTGAAGTCATGGCTCCCCACCCCAAATGATGCAATTCAGTACACATATTTGTGATATTTCCATTAATTCTCACTGCAACAGAATCCTCTTTTGCCTCACCCTAATGCGATTAGAGCCCAGCTCCAGCATCTCCAGACCCGAGAGGTGGTCCAAGTTGGCAATGGTGCCAATTTTGTTGTGAAGCAGAAAAAGTTTCTTCAGCCGAGTAAACTGCTCCAAATTTTCCACCTTCCTCAAAACGTTGAACGACACATCAAGCTGCCTATGGGTTCattgtaagaaaaaataaataaaccataataataaattaaaagaatatTCGATATGAGAGCTCTTTCTCCAGACTTACTCCAATTCTGTGAGGCAGTGAAGATTCTCCAGTTTGCGGATCTGATTGTCGTAGAGATCTAGTTCCCGCAGTGAGCTCAAACTGTCGAGgttttcaatcttttttattAGGTTTTGTCGTAAGGAGAGCGTCTGGATAAGCAAAGAGATGAAAACAAAGCAGTTAAATGATGCGTTCTCTCGGATAGGACAACGTTGAAGTATGGTCGAAAGAAAATGCTGCTTTTTGCTTTCTggtcataaaaataaaaaaaaatatttaataaagaaaagaaaaccttgTTTGTGCACACTGCACTCCCACCTTTACTTCTTCAGTTCATGACAGTGGCACCTACATATTGAGGTTACTTACTTGAGCCTTCTGTAGCACCTCCAGTCCTTCAATTTTTCCAATACGACAATGAACAAGATCAACAtcctggaaaaacaaacaaaaaaaaaacatagacaaCTTGGATGAGGTGTCAACTACAAGTGCACAGAGCGATTTGTTTCCGTCATGCCCTACCCTGCAACAATGTTGATTTACATACAGCAACAATTAATAAACAAAATCTTTattcaaagaaaaatatatataatttgcAAACTCCAAATACAAGAAAGGGATTCATTAGTTTAGGTGGGTGGTTATAGGAGGAGGTAATCAAAGCATCTTTTAACCTCTTCTTCTGGGTCCAAGGTTATAGTGTCCATATCAACGGGGGATTCTTCTTTACCTAAAGTGACAGCAAGAATAAATTACTTCAAGATAATACTTTCTTATATAAAATATTGACACAGAGGCTTCATTAAAGCAATATAGAACGATAATAGTATCAATGCAACCACACAGAAGGACCAATTACTGTTTGACATATTTTAAAGCATCCATGTCAATCcgacatgaaaaacattgtgctttttgtgtctctgtgcaAGAGATGATGATGAATTACTTGTGGCAGAGGGCTGGTTGGGGTCCACATCGCCATTGATACTCTTCCTCCTGACTTCATCATCACCAGACTCCTCAGACTCACCCCTTCGGTCCACTATAATCAGCAAAGAGAACCTTTATTTCACCGTGCAGGGCTTTAGTCCGTTTATACATCAGTGACACTTTTAGATTATGCACATGTAATATGATGCAGAGCCCAGAACCAGCTCCACCTTGTTCACTGGGGAGACAATCAGCATATCTGCCTGCTAGATATATCAAATAAATCATGATTGTGCACAAACAAGCACTTCTAACTATCAGTAAGTGGGAATGGGATCTAAACTACCTTTCCAGTCTTACCAGTTTGCAAGCTAAAGGTTAAGTTCTATCAATTTACACACACTGCTAACCATGCTACGTAGCTAGGTAGCTAACCGAACCAATATTAACAGGTCAACAAGCAAAATTTTAAACATGTTAAATGCATACACAAACGGTACAAAACAGAAGAACAGTTTTCCACAGCGGTAGAGCAGCATCTGGGGTAAATGAGTAGTACAAATTCAGAGTGACtaaacattaaataaataacGTCTGCTAACGTCTTgttgttagcctgttagctaaACCAAGGATGAGGGTCTGGTCAGTCAGAAGAAAAGTGAGTCACCAAGTGGGTCCATATTAAACTAGATGACCGTGTCTAAATGGGTACTAATTTCCCCGGTTGATACAGTCACACACCGTCGGCTTGTTTTGATATTTATACACTCACCTTCCATATCTTGAAGCTCTCCAACAGCCTGAGAAGCCATGTTTCCTTTAAACACTCCTGACAACCGCTCGTCCAATCGGGTGGAGGTTCGTGCTGCCATGACTCACAAAGGGGCGCTGCTGCCACACATTGGAAACCGTACATTGGGTCagcactttttttaaaagactaaaatcatcccataaactCGTGAACCATTTATAATGAGGTGCTCTACTGCTAATCTTTAAATGCATATGAAGCACTCACTGTAAACAGATCAGTGATAATTAATCTGTAGAGCTCGTGTGTTCTCctaacaaaaacacatcaatcaTATCTGTGTTTTGggagaattttttttcttgaactATGACTTTATATCAGACAGAATTATCAACTCACTCAATACAATATGTTAACTAATTGAAGTGGATTCTAAGATATGGAAGCAGCCAAAGTCAGTCATGTTATTGAAATTGAGATCAGTCGGAAAAGTGATGCCACAAAGctccaaaacaaaacataacatcATTCTCTGGTGGTTTATAGCTCACTTGTTTTGTgccattttgagaagaaaatgttttaatgtctgcttttttcctttcttgctCCTTTGTGGTCGTCAACAAGCCTACACGTGCATGGTGCCAGACAAAGGGAGGAAATTCTGTTTTATTCGATACTGCTAATCAGATCTCAACATAATGTGAtatcagttgtgtgtgtgtgtgtgtgtgtattctctaactgttttttttttttccattttccatgGGAGATAGAATTGCACTTGTTCTGAAGATTTATGGGGACATATGCTGTGCATTCGTCTCCAAACGCAGGCCTGTGGAGGCCACATATTTGTCTGCCAGTTAAAGTTTGTAGTTTGTATAAAGTTTACATAAAAATTATGttatgaaaatgtttttcataTAAT
The sequence above is drawn from the Odontesthes bonariensis isolate fOdoBon6 chromosome 14, fOdoBon6.hap1, whole genome shotgun sequence genome and encodes:
- the ppp1r7 gene encoding protein phosphatase 1 regulatory subunit 7, which gives rise to MASQAVGELQDMEVDRRGESEESGDDEVRRKSINGDVDPNQPSATSKEESPVDMDTITLDPEEEDVDLVHCRIGKIEGLEVLQKAQTLSLRQNLIKKIENLDSLSSLRELDLYDNQIRKLENLHCLTELEQLDVSFNVLRKVENLEQFTRLKKLFLLHNKIGTIANLDHLSGLEMLELGSNRIRVIENLDALPSLQSLFLGTNKITKLQNLDSLHSLTVLSIQSNRITKMEGLQNLVNLKELYLSHNGIEVIEGLENNKKLTTLDIAANRVKKIENISHLTELQEFWMNDNQIDNWSDLDELKNAKTLETVYLERNPLQKDPQYRRKIMLALPSVRQIDATFIRF